One region of Pyramidobacter sp. YE332 genomic DNA includes:
- a CDS encoding tripartite tricarboxylate transporter permease, whose product MEMIIEAALSLFAPAPLLAIVAGTLGGVIIGAIPGLTATMAVALLIPVTFGMNPVVGLALMGGVYSGGMFGGAISSILLSTPGTPAAAATALDGYPMTRKGKGGVAITIATVASFWGGIISTLALLLVAPVLAKFSLRFGPPENFLLAVMGLTSIVTLTSGNLIKGLISGVIGLLIASIGMDPMDAYPRFAGSVPELFDGVKDIPALIGLFSVSQLLDLTGEASIVQELAADVSTLKDNKLPKGLAPTIARGGVIGTIVGMLPGAGATISAFISYNTAKSLDREPETFGHGNPKGVAASESANNGCVGGSLVPMLTLGIPGNSVAACLMGGLTINNLIPGPELFTKYGTITYGFILSLFLANVVFLFLGIYLAPFFARISTAPNSLLVPAIAVLSVVGSFAMRNMMFDVWTMLAFGVGGYFLHRMGFDLGAVVLGLILGRITEEGFGGALAISNGSPAIFFTRPLCIVLWALIVLLLLPAFRTKKKTA is encoded by the coding sequence ATGGAAATGATCATTGAGGCGGCGCTGAGCCTGTTCGCTCCCGCGCCGCTGCTCGCCATCGTCGCGGGCACGCTGGGAGGCGTCATCATCGGCGCCATTCCCGGTCTGACGGCGACGATGGCCGTGGCGCTGCTGATCCCCGTCACGTTCGGCATGAATCCCGTCGTCGGTCTGGCGCTGATGGGCGGCGTCTATTCCGGCGGCATGTTCGGCGGCGCGATCTCGTCGATCCTGCTGTCCACGCCCGGCACTCCGGCCGCGGCGGCCACGGCGCTCGACGGCTACCCGATGACCCGCAAGGGCAAAGGCGGCGTGGCGATCACGATCGCCACGGTGGCCAGCTTCTGGGGCGGCATCATCTCCACACTGGCGCTGCTGCTGGTGGCGCCGGTGCTGGCCAAGTTCTCGCTGCGCTTCGGACCGCCGGAGAACTTTCTGCTCGCCGTCATGGGGCTGACGAGCATCGTCACGCTGACGAGCGGCAATCTGATCAAGGGGCTGATCTCGGGCGTGATCGGTCTGCTGATCGCTTCGATCGGCATGGATCCGATGGACGCCTATCCGCGCTTCGCCGGCAGCGTGCCGGAGCTGTTCGACGGCGTCAAGGACATTCCCGCGCTGATCGGCCTGTTCTCGGTCAGCCAGCTGCTCGACCTGACCGGCGAAGCCAGCATCGTGCAGGAGCTGGCGGCCGACGTTTCGACGCTGAAGGACAACAAGCTGCCCAAGGGGCTGGCGCCGACGATCGCGCGCGGCGGCGTCATCGGCACGATCGTCGGCATGCTCCCCGGCGCGGGCGCGACGATCTCGGCCTTCATCTCCTACAACACGGCCAAGTCGCTCGACAGGGAACCGGAGACGTTCGGCCACGGCAACCCGAAGGGCGTGGCCGCGTCGGAGAGCGCCAACAACGGCTGCGTCGGCGGCTCGCTGGTGCCGATGCTGACGCTGGGCATTCCCGGCAACTCGGTGGCGGCCTGTCTGATGGGCGGCCTGACGATCAACAACCTGATCCCGGGGCCGGAGCTGTTCACCAAGTACGGCACGATCACCTACGGCTTCATTCTCTCGCTGTTTCTCGCCAACGTCGTGTTCCTGTTCCTCGGCATCTACCTGGCGCCGTTTTTCGCGCGCATCTCCACGGCGCCCAACTCGCTGCTGGTGCCGGCGATCGCCGTGCTCTCGGTGGTGGGCAGCTTCGCGATGCGCAACATGATGTTCGACGTCTGGACGATGCTGGCTTTCGGCGTCGGCGGTTACTTCCTGCACCGCATGGGGTTCGATCTCGGCGCAGTGGTTCTGGGGCTGATCCTCGGGCGCATCACGGAGGAGGGCTTCGGCGGCGCGCTGGCGATCTCCAACGGCTCGCCGGCGATCTTCTTCACGCGCCCGCTCTGTATCGTGCTATGGGCGCTGATCGTCCTGCTTCTGTTGCCCGCGTTCCGCACAAAAAAGAAAACGGCTTGA
- a CDS encoding tripartite tricarboxylate transporter TctB family protein, with translation MNKKTVSILSGAAGIFLAGAIYSEVLKFPAYAVHASQYVKFLLAVMAILCALLIAASLRGADPGKPQWVKAPGAFTATVALTLVYVLSLKYAGFYVASAVYMLVLAFLLGLRRPLLLIASAVVLLALVYGVFVRFLGVPVPLGIFEEFTFADVPGSLAKARAALALL, from the coding sequence ATGAACAAGAAAACGGTCAGCATCCTTTCCGGCGCCGCGGGGATTTTCCTCGCCGGCGCCATCTATTCCGAAGTTCTCAAATTTCCGGCGTACGCCGTGCACGCTTCGCAGTACGTCAAATTCCTGCTGGCGGTGATGGCGATCCTCTGCGCTCTGCTGATCGCCGCGTCGCTGCGCGGCGCGGATCCCGGCAAACCGCAGTGGGTGAAGGCTCCCGGAGCGTTTACCGCCACGGTGGCGCTGACGCTCGTTTATGTGCTGTCGCTCAAATACGCGGGATTTTACGTTGCCAGCGCCGTTTATATGCTCGTCTTGGCGTTCCTGCTGGGGCTGCGCCGGCCGCTGCTGCTAATTGCCAGCGCGGTCGTGCTGCTGGCGCTGGTGTACGGGGTGTTCGTGCGCTTCCTCGGCGTGCCGGTGCCGCTGGGGATCTTCGAGGAATTCACGTTCGCCGACGTGCCCGGCTCGCTCGCCAAGGCCAGAGCGGCTCTGGCGCTTCTGTGA
- a CDS encoding tripartite tricarboxylate transporter substrate binding protein, translated as MKKLFAVLAFVAAVGCAGAAAAAYPEKPVHVIVPSEAGGGTDTMARLLAKFGEKYLGAPMVIDNLPGAGGQIGFQAIANAKKDGYTFGCLYTPHLTAHVSAKRAQYTLASFDYVGNLVTDPGAIVVPGNSPIMDLKGLAEYVKNNENCTASTSGPGGDDDFARLATEASLDIKLRPVPSKGSSAAKANVMGGHVTVGFMNVSQVEAQVRSGEMRCLAVMAGKRSDMMPDVPCTAELGYPTMVSDSSRGFAAPAGMDAEALAKIREMFTKTIADPEFQEAAKGVLLINEMNGDEYKAYLEALQAATDKAYEVAPW; from the coding sequence ATGAAGAAACTGTTTGCTGTTCTCGCTTTCGTCGCTGCGGTGGGCTGCGCCGGCGCGGCCGCGGCCGCCTATCCCGAAAAGCCGGTGCACGTGATCGTCCCCTCCGAGGCGGGCGGCGGCACCGACACGATGGCCCGCCTGCTGGCCAAGTTCGGCGAGAAGTATCTGGGCGCGCCGATGGTGATCGACAACCTGCCGGGCGCCGGCGGCCAGATCGGATTCCAGGCCATCGCCAACGCCAAGAAGGACGGCTACACGTTCGGCTGTCTCTACACGCCGCACCTGACGGCCCACGTCTCCGCCAAGCGCGCGCAGTACACGCTGGCAAGCTTCGACTACGTCGGCAATCTCGTCACCGATCCGGGCGCGATCGTCGTGCCCGGCAACAGCCCGATCATGGATCTGAAGGGGCTGGCCGAATACGTCAAGAACAACGAGAATTGCACGGCCTCCACGTCCGGCCCCGGCGGCGACGACGATTTCGCCCGCCTGGCCACGGAGGCCTCTCTCGACATCAAGCTGCGCCCCGTGCCCTCCAAGGGTTCGTCCGCGGCCAAGGCCAACGTCATGGGCGGACACGTCACGGTGGGTTTCATGAACGTCTCCCAGGTCGAGGCGCAGGTCCGCTCCGGCGAGATGCGCTGTCTGGCCGTGATGGCGGGCAAGCGCAGCGACATGATGCCCGACGTGCCCTGCACGGCCGAGCTCGGCTATCCGACGATGGTCTCCGACTCTTCGCGCGGCTTCGCCGCCCCCGCCGGCATGGATGCCGAGGCGCTCGCCAAGATCCGCGAGATGTTCACCAAGACGATCGCCGATCCCGAGTTCCAGGAAGCCGCCAAGGGCGTGCTGCTGATCAACGAGATGAACGGCGACGAGTACAAGGCGTATCTCGAAGCGCTGCAGGCGGCGACCGACAAGGCCTACGAAGTCGCGCCCTGGTAA
- a CDS encoding ABC transporter ATP-binding protein → MRRSISVTLEGVSKVFHDTQTGRDVAAVAPCDFTIEPGELVTLLGPSGCGKTTMLRMIGGFELPTTGRVLIGGGDVTALPPNQRDTAMVFQSYGLFPHMNVFDNVAYGLRLRKVPAAEIASRVGEYLKLVGLEELALRPPSRLSGGQQQRVALARSLIVNPGVLLLDEPLSNLDALLREQMRVEIRRIQRGLGITAVYVTHDRVEAMSLSDRIIVMRKGRIAQIGTPYEIYLDPVSAFVAEFCGKVTFFRGRVNAIEADGCAVEVCGQTRLFPRWSKELKAGDECSVMCRPESMGVAEPGAGFIDAAVNTNVYLGHSMETYLKDDRGAEILVQIDDPHAHRIYREGERCAVTISEEAAKVLPVEAEPR, encoded by the coding sequence ATGAGACGAAGCATCTCGGTGACTCTGGAAGGGGTCTCGAAAGTTTTTCACGACACGCAGACGGGGCGCGACGTCGCCGCCGTGGCCCCCTGCGATTTCACGATCGAACCGGGCGAACTGGTGACGCTGCTGGGTCCGTCGGGCTGCGGCAAGACCACCATGCTGCGCATGATCGGCGGTTTCGAGCTGCCCACGACGGGGCGCGTCCTTATCGGCGGCGGCGACGTCACGGCCCTGCCGCCCAACCAGCGCGACACGGCCATGGTGTTTCAGAGCTACGGCCTGTTCCCGCACATGAACGTGTTCGACAACGTGGCCTACGGCCTGCGGCTGCGCAAAGTCCCCGCCGCGGAGATCGCCTCGCGCGTCGGCGAGTATCTGAAGCTCGTCGGGCTGGAAGAGCTGGCGCTGCGCCCGCCGTCCCGCCTGTCCGGCGGCCAGCAGCAGCGCGTGGCGCTGGCCCGCTCGCTGATCGTCAATCCCGGCGTGCTGCTGCTCGACGAGCCGCTTTCCAACCTCGACGCGCTGCTGCGCGAACAGATGCGCGTCGAGATCCGCCGCATCCAGCGCGGCCTCGGCATCACCGCCGTCTACGTCACGCACGACCGCGTCGAGGCCATGAGCCTGTCCGACCGCATCATCGTCATGAGGAAGGGGCGGATCGCCCAGATCGGCACGCCATACGAGATCTACCTCGATCCCGTTTCGGCGTTCGTGGCCGAGTTCTGCGGCAAGGTCACGTTCTTCCGCGGCCGCGTGAACGCGATCGAAGCGGACGGCTGCGCCGTCGAAGTGTGCGGGCAGACGCGCCTGTTCCCGCGCTGGTCGAAAGAGCTGAAAGCCGGCGACGAATGTTCCGTGATGTGCCGCCCCGAGTCGATGGGCGTGGCCGAGCCGGGCGCGGGCTTTATCGACGCCGCGGTGAACACGAACGTGTACCTCGGCCACAGCATGGAGACGTACCTGAAGGACGACCGGGGCGCGGAAATCCTCGTGCAGATCGACGACCCGCACGCGCACAGGATCTACCGCGAAGGCGAGCGCTGCGCCGTGACCATCTCCGAAGAGGCGGCCAAAGTCCTGCCCGTGGAAGCGGAGCCGCGCTGA
- a CDS encoding iron ABC transporter permease, with the protein MTYKKKLPPLLAALILFGGCVWWVWSSLSGSFASLTASQQKSAIQSALAGVPGKPGEIALWLARLKEQKSGFDLLYVPLGAGEAQSGSAELAEFYGARRESPLFRRGFESAEYEEIFDAGRFEVGGSPRQLLFAPVYDAERYVSGVALFSFDVASGAKYQHLLTLFAVGGFCLFAALLCIGRLSRDSFLSFSVLGLVLIALVFIVYPLYAAVRLTFMPDGRFDLRVWRGVLSSKSSLEALFGSLKLGVCTATLSTLVGFLFAFVLTRTHVKGRRFLGAMATLPVISPPFSLTLSIILLFGNNGLISKALGWTNASIYGLGGLTVVQTMGMFPIAFLTLSGVLEAIDSTLEDVALDLSATRWTTFRTVTLPLSAPGILSAWLLVFTNSLADFANPMILAGSLKVLSVEAYLEVTGMNRLGEGAALSLLLLLPTLTAFLAQRFWVARTSFVTVTGKPSGRLREITSPGCKRALTAGVWAISFFLIALYGTIVAGCFVKNWGIDYTFSLDNIAEALSRAKDAFADTMTLASCATPIAGLLAMLAAVILVRRKFHGKRLLEALLMTPFALPGTLIGISYILAFNKHPLLLVGTGAIIVVNYVVRELPVGIEGGVASLRQIDPSIEEAAQDLGANSAVVFKTVVLPLLRPAFLSSLSYTFVRAMTAVSAIIFLISARWNHLTVLILNFSENLRFGYASVLSTVLIVIVLAAFGLMRVIVRKNENLEKNLV; encoded by the coding sequence GTGACGTACAAGAAAAAGCTTCCGCCGCTTCTGGCCGCGCTGATCCTGTTCGGCGGCTGCGTCTGGTGGGTGTGGAGCAGCCTTTCCGGTTCGTTCGCCTCGCTGACGGCGTCTCAGCAGAAGAGCGCGATCCAGAGCGCTCTGGCCGGCGTGCCGGGAAAGCCGGGGGAGATCGCGCTCTGGCTCGCGCGTCTCAAGGAGCAGAAAAGCGGCTTCGACCTGCTCTACGTCCCGCTCGGCGCGGGCGAGGCGCAGAGCGGCAGCGCGGAACTGGCGGAATTTTACGGCGCGCGCAGGGAGTCGCCGCTTTTCCGGCGCGGTTTCGAGTCCGCCGAATACGAGGAGATCTTCGACGCCGGGCGCTTCGAGGTGGGCGGTTCGCCGCGGCAGCTGCTGTTCGCGCCCGTGTACGACGCCGAACGTTACGTTTCCGGCGTGGCGCTGTTCAGCTTCGACGTGGCCTCCGGCGCGAAATACCAGCATCTGCTGACGCTGTTCGCCGTCGGCGGCTTCTGCCTGTTCGCGGCGCTGCTGTGCATCGGCCGTCTCAGCCGCGATTCGTTCCTGAGCTTCTCCGTGCTGGGGCTGGTGCTGATCGCGCTGGTCTTTATCGTCTACCCGCTTTATGCGGCCGTGCGGCTGACGTTCATGCCCGACGGCCGGTTCGACCTGCGCGTGTGGCGGGGCGTCCTTTCCAGCAAAAGCTCGCTGGAGGCGCTGTTCGGATCGCTGAAGCTTGGCGTCTGCACGGCGACGCTGTCGACGCTGGTCGGCTTTCTCTTCGCCTTCGTGCTGACGCGCACGCACGTGAAGGGGCGCAGGTTCCTCGGCGCGATGGCGACGCTGCCGGTGATCTCGCCGCCGTTTTCGCTGACGCTGTCGATCATTTTGCTCTTCGGCAACAACGGCCTGATCTCCAAGGCGCTGGGCTGGACGAACGCGAGCATCTACGGCCTCGGCGGGCTGACGGTGGTGCAGACGATGGGCATGTTCCCGATCGCGTTTTTAACGCTGTCGGGGGTGCTCGAAGCGATCGACTCGACGCTGGAGGACGTGGCGCTCGACCTCAGCGCCACGCGCTGGACGACGTTCCGCACGGTGACGCTGCCGCTCTCGGCCCCGGGCATCCTCAGCGCCTGGCTGCTGGTGTTCACCAACTCGCTGGCCGACTTCGCCAATCCGATGATCCTCGCCGGCAGCCTCAAGGTGCTGTCGGTCGAAGCCTATCTCGAGGTGACGGGCATGAACCGCCTCGGCGAAGGCGCGGCGCTGTCGCTGCTGCTTCTGCTGCCGACGCTGACGGCTTTTCTCGCGCAGCGTTTCTGGGTGGCGCGCACGTCGTTCGTAACGGTGACGGGCAAGCCATCGGGCCGCCTGCGCGAGATCACGTCGCCGGGCTGCAAGCGCGCGCTCACGGCCGGCGTGTGGGCCATCTCGTTCTTCCTGATCGCCCTCTACGGCACGATCGTGGCCGGCTGCTTCGTCAAGAACTGGGGCATCGACTACACGTTCTCGCTCGACAACATCGCCGAGGCGCTGTCGCGCGCCAAGGACGCCTTCGCCGACACGATGACGCTGGCATCCTGCGCCACGCCGATCGCCGGTCTGCTGGCGATGCTGGCGGCGGTGATCCTCGTGCGGCGGAAGTTCCACGGCAAGCGCCTGCTCGAAGCGCTGCTGATGACTCCCTTCGCGCTGCCGGGGACTCTGATCGGCATCAGCTACATCCTCGCCTTCAACAAGCATCCGCTGCTGCTGGTCGGCACCGGGGCGATCATCGTCGTCAACTACGTGGTGCGCGAACTGCCCGTGGGCATCGAAGGCGGCGTGGCCTCGCTGCGCCAGATCGACCCGTCCATCGAGGAGGCCGCGCAGGATCTGGGCGCGAACAGCGCCGTGGTCTTCAAGACCGTCGTGCTGCCGCTGCTGCGTCCCGCCTTTTTGTCGAGTCTTTCCTACACGTTCGTGCGCGCAATGACCGCCGTCAGCGCCATCATCTTCCTGATCTCGGCCAGGTGGAACCACCTTACGGTGCTGATCCTGAACTTTTCCGAGAATCTGCGCTTCGGCTACGCCAGCGTGCTCTCCACGGTGCTGATCGTCATCGTGCTGGCGGCTTTCGGGCTGATGCGCGTGATCGTGCGCAAAAACGAAAACCTGGAAAAGAACCTGGTCTAG
- a CDS encoding ABC transporter substrate-binding protein translates to MKKFLAALLCVTALCVPALAADKVRAYTTLEEVFAKEIFDAFEADTGIKVEWVRLASGEAVARIEAEKENPQASIWVGGVGTLHINAKNKGLTAPYRSRVAAENVPARFRDPDNCWSGLYLGCIAFATNNDRARALNVAAPTKWADLLKPEYAGMVRVANPATSGTGYNVVTNVIRINGNDEDKGFEFLKKMNAAMDQYTKSGSAPGKSCAIGEVPIAIGYLHDLIKLVVNGAPMTLAVPEEGAGYETASMSLLKNGPEPVEAKKLYDWVLSPKGQKIIGGWYVIPLGADAEIPVLGKKVSELKFVDQDDVWDAANKDRLLARWNAEVPDAK, encoded by the coding sequence ATGAAAAAGTTTTTGGCCGCGCTGCTGTGCGTGACGGCGCTTTGCGTTCCCGCTCTGGCGGCGGACAAGGTGCGCGCCTACACGACGCTGGAAGAAGTTTTCGCGAAGGAGATTTTCGACGCCTTCGAGGCCGACACGGGCATCAAGGTGGAGTGGGTGCGTCTGGCCAGCGGCGAGGCCGTGGCCCGCATCGAGGCGGAGAAGGAGAACCCGCAGGCTTCCATCTGGGTGGGCGGCGTCGGCACGCTGCACATCAACGCCAAGAACAAGGGTCTGACGGCGCCGTACCGCTCGCGCGTGGCGGCCGAGAACGTGCCCGCGCGTTTCCGCGATCCCGACAACTGCTGGTCGGGGCTGTACCTCGGCTGCATCGCTTTCGCCACCAACAACGACCGCGCCAGGGCGCTGAACGTCGCCGCGCCCACGAAGTGGGCCGACCTGCTCAAGCCCGAGTACGCCGGGATGGTGCGCGTCGCCAATCCCGCCACCTCCGGCACAGGCTACAACGTGGTCACCAACGTGATCCGCATCAACGGCAACGACGAGGACAAGGGCTTCGAGTTCCTCAAGAAGATGAACGCCGCCATGGATCAGTACACCAAGTCCGGTTCCGCACCCGGCAAGTCCTGCGCGATCGGCGAGGTGCCCATCGCCATCGGCTATCTGCACGACCTGATCAAGCTGGTCGTCAACGGCGCGCCGATGACGCTGGCCGTGCCCGAAGAGGGCGCTGGCTACGAGACGGCCTCGATGTCGCTGCTCAAGAACGGGCCCGAACCGGTCGAGGCCAAGAAGCTCTACGACTGGGTGCTCAGCCCCAAGGGACAGAAGATCATCGGCGGCTGGTACGTGATCCCGCTCGGCGCGGACGCGGAGATCCCGGTGCTCGGCAAGAAAGTCTCCGAGCTGAAGTTCGTCGATCAGGACGACGTGTGGGACGCCGCCAACAAGGATCGCCTGCTGGCCCGCTGGAACGCCGAAGTTCCCGACGCGAAGTAA
- a CDS encoding glycine/betaine/sarcosine/D-proline family reductase selenoprotein B, which translates to MSRNEITKSALAASLRELMKEKEFSQVTIKDISARCQVSRNAFYYHFHDKYDLVNWIFCSEALPLIDSSSSLEGSWDGFIALCHHLYKDRKFYSEVFHYTGQNSLFDALENIYFELMKTYISSTSRQTGNHINEEQLSIVARMYSHAFAGTIGDWIKGGMRAEGISRFEKLNSIKPKLSIMLLGMAGSQSYAAIQNSLQELNTAHASSFSQLKQLLFAFSPALGEHQTQIVDGSHFKCIKRCRSLNSNSSCAKCSANPSCQSVPVIDYHIPAAQRGINMLLAKFRGRKFRSEVPIVCPQFQPAPVLKKKLSDTRIAFVTDGGLVPRGNPDNLVPINADRFYVYSFKEKRSLLPEDYEISHQGYDNRFVLEDPNRLVPLDAARILEFAGQIREVSESFYSTTGVMVSVERSKQLGCKIAAAVAKNDVDGIFLISTCGTSTRCGAYIACSIEQLGIPVVHVTNLIQISEGVGCSRILQGNSVSCPFGRPDLSPKQERIYRLSLFKKGLELMKAVPEDNSCLVASLAL; encoded by the coding sequence ATGTCGAGAAATGAGATCACCAAGTCTGCCTTAGCAGCTTCCCTGCGAGAACTCATGAAAGAAAAGGAGTTCAGTCAAGTCACTATCAAGGATATCTCCGCTCGGTGCCAAGTCAGTCGGAACGCTTTTTATTACCATTTCCACGACAAATACGACTTAGTGAACTGGATCTTCTGTTCCGAAGCGCTGCCCCTCATTGACAGTTCGTCTTCCCTCGAAGGCAGCTGGGACGGCTTCATTGCTCTCTGCCATCATCTCTACAAAGATCGTAAATTCTATTCGGAAGTCTTCCACTATACAGGTCAGAACTCCCTGTTCGACGCCCTCGAGAATATCTATTTCGAACTGATGAAGACTTATATCTCCAGCACCAGCCGACAGACCGGCAACCATATCAATGAGGAACAGCTATCTATTGTAGCTCGTATGTATTCCCATGCCTTCGCTGGCACCATTGGAGACTGGATCAAAGGCGGCATGCGTGCCGAGGGGATTTCTCGCTTCGAAAAGTTAAACTCCATTAAGCCTAAACTTTCCATCATGCTTCTCGGTATGGCCGGAAGCCAGAGCTATGCCGCCATCCAGAACAGCCTGCAGGAACTCAATACGGCCCACGCCAGTTCCTTCTCTCAGCTGAAACAACTGCTTTTTGCCTTTTCCCCCGCTCTAGGGGAACATCAGACTCAGATCGTTGACGGTTCCCATTTTAAATGCATCAAACGTTGCCGTTCCCTCAACAGTAACTCATCCTGCGCAAAATGCAGCGCCAATCCTTCCTGCCAATCTGTTCCTGTCATTGATTACCACATTCCCGCAGCGCAGCGCGGCATCAACATGCTGCTGGCCAAATTTCGCGGCCGGAAATTCCGAAGCGAAGTCCCCATCGTTTGCCCGCAGTTCCAGCCCGCGCCTGTACTGAAGAAAAAGCTTAGCGATACCCGGATTGCTTTTGTCACCGATGGAGGACTCGTCCCTCGCGGCAATCCTGACAATCTTGTTCCTATCAATGCCGACCGTTTCTATGTCTACTCCTTCAAGGAAAAACGCAGTCTATTGCCCGAGGATTACGAGATCAGCCACCAGGGTTATGACAACCGATTTGTGCTTGAAGATCCTAACCGTCTTGTACCGTTAGACGCCGCTCGTATCCTTGAATTCGCCGGACAGATCCGAGAAGTTTCCGAGTCCTTCTATTCCACCACTGGCGTTATGGTCTCCGTAGAGCGAAGCAAACAACTGGGCTGTAAAATTGCCGCCGCTGTGGCCAAGAATGACGTTGATGGCATATTCCTTATTTCCACCTGTGGTACCAGTACTCGTTGCGGTGCCTACATTGCCTGCAGTATTGAGCAGTTAGGCATCCCTGTCGTACATGTTACCAACCTTATTCAGATATCCGAAGGAGTAGGATGCAGTCGTATCCTGCAAGGCAATAGTGTCAGCTGTCCTTTCGGCCGCCCTGACCTCTCTCCTAAACAGGAACGCATCTATCGTCTTTCTCTTTTCAAAAAAGGGTTGGAATTGATGAAAGCTGTGCCTGAAGACAATTCCTGTCTTGTCGCCTCATTGGCGTTGTAG
- a CDS encoding DsbA family protein: protein MIQIKMFTDIICEWCYLAWNILDTLHDSYDFKVDCLWYEIHPETPPLGIPMKQHNIRYKHFFKVLNELGAPYGLELACKEHFANTHHALLMMIYAREAGKGGSFLRSVWDAYMKQGHDISTPEQVAELALGVGIPPAGIQQAFSDPHYADVLEHNYQLSLAYDTKSVPAFIVNDEYLLTGVQSRATWAQLFDKILRDNKEMK from the coding sequence ATGATTCAAATAAAGATGTTTACCGATATTATATGCGAGTGGTGTTATCTAGCTTGGAATATATTGGATACTCTTCATGACTCCTATGATTTTAAAGTTGATTGTCTCTGGTACGAGATTCACCCAGAGACCCCACCTTTGGGAATACCGATGAAGCAGCACAACATTCGCTACAAGCACTTTTTTAAGGTTCTCAATGAACTGGGCGCTCCTTACGGCCTTGAGCTCGCCTGCAAAGAGCACTTTGCCAATACACATCATGCGCTGCTGATGATGATCTATGCCCGCGAGGCAGGCAAGGGGGGCTCTTTCCTGCGGTCTGTGTGGGATGCATACATGAAACAAGGGCACGACATCAGCACGCCGGAGCAAGTGGCAGAACTGGCTCTGGGCGTGGGAATTCCTCCCGCCGGCATTCAGCAGGCCTTTTCTGACCCACATTATGCTGATGTGCTGGAACATAATTACCAGCTCAGCCTTGCCTATGACACAAAGAGCGTTCCCGCTTTCATCGTCAACGATGAATATCTCCTCACCGGTGTACAGTCCCGTGCTACATGGGCGCAGTTGTTTGATAAAATTCTCAGAGACAACAAAGAAATGAAATAA
- a CDS encoding glycine/betaine/sarcosine/D-proline family reductase selenoprotein B yields MTKKVVHYINQFYAGIGGETEASIGLSVKDGPVGPGLALKAALGDEYEIVKTIICGDNTIAEKAEVILPQIVQAVKDAGADLFVAGPGFNAGRYGLGCGSATAAVTEQLRIPAVTALYSENPGTDLYKNRCYILQTSNNAHQMAEVLKQIAEFAKRLVSGDAIRDGKEEHYHGSGPAVVIDYSTPAAVRGIDMLLAKVAGKPYHTEVIMPNHEQIPVPTLNKPLSECRIAVVTDGGLVPKGNPDGQVPTNSKAFKEYSVAGMDSLQAKDWEVSHQGYNNAFVLADPNRLVPIDALRRLAKAGVIGSVNDTIFSTAGVMTPMEKCKSFGEGIAELLKKEGVDAVIETST; encoded by the coding sequence ATGACCAAGAAAGTAGTGCATTACATTAATCAGTTTTACGCCGGCATCGGCGGCGAAACGGAAGCCAGTATCGGATTGTCGGTCAAGGACGGTCCCGTCGGCCCGGGGCTCGCCCTCAAAGCCGCTTTGGGCGATGAGTATGAGATTGTCAAGACGATCATCTGCGGCGACAATACCATCGCTGAAAAGGCCGAAGTCATCCTGCCTCAGATTGTACAGGCCGTAAAAGATGCGGGTGCCGACCTCTTTGTCGCCGGCCCCGGATTCAACGCCGGACGTTACGGCCTGGGGTGCGGCAGCGCTACCGCAGCCGTCACGGAACAGCTTCGCATTCCCGCGGTAACGGCTCTCTACTCCGAGAACCCCGGTACGGATCTTTACAAGAATCGTTGTTACATTTTACAGACCAGCAATAACGCACATCAAATGGCAGAAGTCCTAAAACAGATCGCTGAATTCGCAAAGCGTCTTGTCTCCGGCGACGCGATCCGCGACGGCAAGGAAGAACACTACCACGGCAGCGGTCCCGCGGTTGTCATTGATTACTCTACTCCCGCGGCCGTCCGCGGCATCGACATGCTGTTGGCCAAAGTTGCCGGAAAACCTTACCATACCGAAGTTATTATGCCTAACCATGAACAGATCCCTGTCCCCACACTGAATAAGCCACTGTCCGAATGCCGTATTGCTGTGGTGACCGATGGCGGTCTGGTTCCCAAAGGCAATCCCGACGGTCAGGTCCCCACAAATTCCAAGGCGTTCAAGGAATATTCCGTGGCAGGAATGGACAGTCTCCAGGCCAAGGATTGGGAGGTCAGCCATCAGGGCTATAATAATGCCTTTGTTCTTGCTGACCCTAACCGCCTCGTTCCTATCGACGCCTTGCGTCGCTTAGCCAAGGCCGGGGTCATCGGTTCCGTTAACGACACGATCTTCTCCACCGCAGGCGTTATGACGCCCATGGAAAAATGCAAGTCGTTCGGCGAAGGCATCGCCGAGCTCTTGAAAAAAGAAGGCGTCGACGCGGTGATAGAGACAAGCACCTGA